The Astyanax mexicanus isolate ESR-SI-001 chromosome 12, AstMex3_surface, whole genome shotgun sequence genome window below encodes:
- the adrb3a gene encoding adrenoceptor beta 3a, translating to MISMLHNQISSNMTTEPAEEAPYHHAYGPGILLPVVIILLMIIVGNLLVIIAIARTSQLQTVTNIFIMSLAFADLIMGVLVVPLSATIAVTGNWLLDKTSCDLWTSVDILCVTASIETLCAIAVDRYIAITRPLRHKVLLNKCRARLIVCVIWVVSALLSFLPIMNQLWRSDHPKVKDCYSNEKCCDFLVNEVFAIISSVISFYIPLFIMIFVYAKVFRIATKQIKLIDKSRSRFKNECATSQALPPVPGNNNLPLSYNSAGAPVAKRKSSRRRPSKLTVIKEHKALKTLGIIMGCFTLCWLPFFVANIINAFEPTIISQGTFLLLNWLGYFNSALNPIIYCRSPEFRAAFKSLLGCPWMQLPRVNSLYKEFRTRCPCFLGTAETGMAGSFQKAPSSPGTSPDPVPWGDGEESLGSSQSSGQSEEPSPGPPYSNGSTHFSEFSETGTEFSTLQEQDD from the coding sequence ATGATCAGCATGCTACACAATCAAATTTCTTCAAACATGACCACCGAACCAGCAGAGGAAGCTCCATATCACCATGCCTATGGTCCAGGGATCCTGCTCCCTGTGGTGATCATCCTCCTGATGATCATTGTGGGCAACTTGCTGGTCATCATTGCTATCGCACGGACTTCCCAGCTCCAGACTGTGACCAACATCTTCATTATGTCTCTGGCATTTGCCGACCTCATCATGGGCGTACTGGTGGTGCCACTTAGTGCCACCATTGCTGTGACCGGCAACTGGCTGCTCGACAAAACGTCCTGCGATTTGTGGACTTCAGTGGACATCCTCTGTGTGACGGCGAGCATAGAAACTCTCTGTGCAATCGCTGTGGACCGATACATCGCGATCACACGACCTCTGCGCCACAAGGTTCTACTGAACAAGTGCCGTGCCAGGCTGATCGTCTGTGTGATTTGGGTGGTCTCTGCCCTCCTGTCCTTTCTCCCCATCATGAACCAACTGTGGCGCTCTGATCATCCAAAAGTCAAAGATTGCTACTCTAACGAAAAATGCTGCGACTTTCTTGTCAATGAAGTCTTCGCCATAATTTCTTCCGTCATTTCATTTTACATCCCGCTGTTCATTATGATATTTGTCTATGCCAAGGTCTTCCGTATTGCAACCAAGCAGATCAAGCTTATAGACAAAAGTCGATCGAGGTTTAAAAATGAGTGTGCAACCAGCCAGGCACTTCCTCCTGTCCCTGGCAACAACAACCTGCCGTTGTCTTATAATAGTGCCGGTGCCCCCGTGGCCAAGCGAAAGAGCTCCCGTCGACGGCCTTCCAAATTAACAGTTATAAAGGAGCACAAGGCCTTGAAGACCTTGGGAATTATCATGGGCTGCTTCACACTCTGCTGGCTGCCCTTTTTTGTAGCCAACATCATCAATGCCTTTGAGCCGACAATAATATCACAAGGGACTTTCCTATTGTTGAACTGGCTGGGCTACTTCAATTCAGCTCTGAACCCCATAATCTACTGTCGAAGTCCAGAGTTCCGTGCTGCATTCAAGAGCCTCCTGGGCTGTCCATGGATGCAACTGCCACGCGTGAACTCCCTCTATAAGGAGTTCAGGACTCGCTGCCCCTGTTTCCTAGGCACTGCGGAGACAGGCATGGCTGGATCTTTCCAGAAAGCTCCCTCATCCCCAGGAACAAGCCCGGACCCAGTACCATGGGGAGATGGGGAGGAAAGCCTAGGAAGCAGCCAGAGCAGTGGCCAGAGCGAGGAGCCATCACCAGGTCCACCGTACTCCAACGGCAGCACACACTTCAGCGAATTCTCCGAGACCGGCACAGAGTT